Below is a genomic region from Sphingomonas sp. KR3-1.
AGCTCGACGTCGACGAGACGCTGGCCCAGCTGCTGGTCGCCGAAGGCTTCAGCAGCCTGGAAGAAGTCGCCTATGTCGAGCTCGACGAGATCGCCTCGATCGAAGGCTTTGACGAGGAGCTCGGCCAGGAGCTGCAGAGCCGTGCGCAGGAAGCGCTCGAGCGCCGCGAGGAAGCCAATCGCCAGACGCGCCGCGACCTCGGCGTCGAGGACGACCTCGCCACCATGCCCTACATGACCGAGGCGATGCTGGTCACGCTCGGCAAGGCGGGCATCAAGACGCTCGACGACCTGGCGGATCTCGCCACCGACGAGCTGGTGCAGAAGAAGCGCGCCGAGCCGCGCCGCCGCAACGAGGATGCGCCCAAGCGCGAGCAGGACAAGGGCGGGATCCTCGCCGAATATGGCCTGAGCGACGAGCAGGGCAACGAGATCATCATGGCCGCCCGCGCCCATTGGTTCGAGGACGACGCACCCGCCGCGACCGAGACCGCCGAAGCCGCGGAGGGCGATGCCTGATGCCGTTCATCGACATCCGTCTGGCAGGTTCGGCCACGCGCGAGCAGAAGGCGCTGATCGTCGAGGACGTGACGCGCTCGATGGTCGAGCGGCTAGGCAAGCCGGCGGCTGCCGTGCAGGTCAATATCACCGAGCTCAGCTTGGAGAATTACGGCGCGGGGGGCCAGCTGATCGCTGACCGCAACGCGCCGGTGCAGGGAGACGCGCATGCGGAACCCTCACAATGATACCGCGCCGGTAAAGACCAGCAAGGAAGCGGTGGACGGTCCCGTCCGCCGCTGCATCCTCTCGGGCGAGCGCGAGCAGCGCGACGGATTGATCCGTCTCGCGCTCTCGCCCGATGGCGACGTGCTGCCCGATGTCCGCGCCAAGGCCCCGGGCCGCGGCGCCTGGATCGGCGTGACGCGCGCCGAGCTCGATGCCTCGGCCAAGAAGCTCAAGGGTGCGCTGTCGCGCGCGTTCAAGACGAACGACATCACCATTCCTGCGGACCTGGGCGCGCGCATCGCCGAGCAATTGCAGCGCGGCGTGCTCGATCGCCTCGGCCTCGAGTTCAAGGCCGGCCATGTCGCGATCGGCGGCGACCGCATCCAGGAAGCGGGCCGCAGCGGCCGGCTCCACCTGCTGCTCCACGCGAGCGACGCCGGCGAAGACGGTGCGCGCAAGCTGGCCCAGGCATGGCGCGTGGGCCGCGATCAGGAAGGAAGCGGGCTCAAGGGCTTAACATTGCCCATCTCGCGCACCATATTGTCCTTGGCGCTAGGCCGCGAAAATGTGGTACATGCCGGCTTGACCGACGCCAAAGCAGCCGCCCGGACGCGCGAAGCGCTCGATCGGTGGCTGCACTTTATCGGACCCGATTCCACTCCCCGCCCTTGCGAAACCGCTTCGCAAGGCGCATCGGCGCTTCCGTCGGAAGCGTCCGTAGACGAACGACAGACTGAAGGACTTTAGGCCCCGCATGAGCGACACCGATAACGAAAAGCCGAAACTGGGCATGCGCGCGCCGCTGGGGCTGAAGCGCACGGTCGAGACGGGCAAGGTGAAGCAGAGCTTCAGCCATGGCCGCTCGAACACCGTGGTCGTGGAAGTGAAGCGCCGCCGGGTCCTCGGTCCGCACGGCACCCCGCAGGACGAGGCCCAGGGCGCGCCCGAGCCCGCTGCCGCACCCGCGCCGACGCCCGCACCGGCCCCTGCGCCGGCCCCCGCCCCGCGCCCGCCGGTCTCGAACGAGACCGCGCAGGAGCGTCAGTCGCGGCTGCTGCGCGAGGCCGAAGACCAGCGCATGCAGGCGAACGAGGAAGCGCGCCGCCGCGAGGAGCGCGAGCGTTCCGAGGCCGCCGAGGCCGAAGCCCGCCGCATCGAGGAAAAGGCACGCGTCGAGGCGGAGGCCGCCAAGGCCCCGGCTCCCGCTGCGCCCGAGCCCAAGGCGGAAGCCCCCAAGGCCGAGGCCGCGCCGGCTCCGACGCCCGCGCCTGCGCCGGCGGCCAAGCCCGCACCGGCTCCCGCCCCCGCGCCGGCACCGGTCGCGCTCACGCTCGACCCGAGCCGCCCCGCTCCGCGCCTGTTCACCCCGGTGCAGCGTCCCGAGATTCCCAAGCCGCAGCCCAAGCCCGAGCCCAAGCAGGAAGCGGCGCCCGCGCCGGCTGCCCCTGCTGCCGCCGCGCGTCCGGCCGGTGGCGCTCCCGCATCGCGCCCCGCCCCCACGGGCGGCGCACCGGTGCGCCGTGCGCCCGAGCCCGCGCGTCCGCAGCAGCGTGACCGCAAGGGCGACGACCGCCGCCAGTCGGGCAAGCTCACCGTCAATCGCGCGCTCGGCGGCGATGACGGCGCCCGTGCCCGCTCGCTCGCCGCGCTCAAGCGCGCCCGCGAGAAGGAACATCGCCGTGCCTATGGCGGCTCGTCCGCCCCGCGCGAGAAGCAGGTCCGCGACGTGGTCGTCCCCGAGGCGATCACCGTGCAGGAGCTCGCCAACCGCATGGCCGAAAAGGGCAGCGACCTGGTGAAGGCGCTGTTCAAGATGGGCATGCCGGTCACGATCAACCAGACGATCGACCAGGACACCGCCGAGCTGCTCGTCACCGAATTCGGTCACAACCTGCAGCGCGTCAGCGAGAGCGACGTCGATCTCGACGTGGCCGAGGCCGATGCCGAGGACACGCTGCAGCCGCGCGCGCCCGTCGTCACGATCATGGGCCATGTCGATCACGGCAAGACCTCGCTGCTCGATGCCCTGCGCGGCACCGACGTGGTGAAGGGCGAGGCCGGCGGCATCACCCAGCATATCGGCGCCTATCAGGTCACGCTGAAGGACAAGTCGAAGATCACCTTCCTCGACACGCCGGGCCACGAGGCGTTCACTCAGATGCGCG
It encodes:
- a CDS encoding 4-oxalocrotonate tautomerase family protein — encoded protein: MPFIDIRLAGSATREQKALIVEDVTRSMVERLGKPAAAVQVNITELSLENYGAGGQLIADRNAPVQGDAHAEPSQ
- a CDS encoding DUF448 domain-containing protein; translated protein: MRNPHNDTAPVKTSKEAVDGPVRRCILSGEREQRDGLIRLALSPDGDVLPDVRAKAPGRGAWIGVTRAELDASAKKLKGALSRAFKTNDITIPADLGARIAEQLQRGVLDRLGLEFKAGHVAIGGDRIQEAGRSGRLHLLLHASDAGEDGARKLAQAWRVGRDQEGSGLKGLTLPISRTILSLALGRENVVHAGLTDAKAAARTREALDRWLHFIGPDSTPRPCETASQGASALPSEASVDERQTEGL
- the infB gene encoding translation initiation factor IF-2; this encodes MSDTDNEKPKLGMRAPLGLKRTVETGKVKQSFSHGRSNTVVVEVKRRRVLGPHGTPQDEAQGAPEPAAAPAPTPAPAPAPAPAPRPPVSNETAQERQSRLLREAEDQRMQANEEARRREERERSEAAEAEARRIEEKARVEAEAAKAPAPAAPEPKAEAPKAEAAPAPTPAPAPAAKPAPAPAPAPAPVALTLDPSRPAPRLFTPVQRPEIPKPQPKPEPKQEAAPAPAAPAAAARPAGGAPASRPAPTGGAPVRRAPEPARPQQRDRKGDDRRQSGKLTVNRALGGDDGARARSLAALKRAREKEHRRAYGGSSAPREKQVRDVVVPEAITVQELANRMAEKGSDLVKALFKMGMPVTINQTIDQDTAELLVTEFGHNLQRVSESDVDLDVAEADAEDTLQPRAPVVTIMGHVDHGKTSLLDALRGTDVVKGEAGGITQHIGAYQVTLKDKSKITFLDTPGHEAFTQMRARGADITDIVVLVVAANDGLMPQTIEAINHTKAAGVPMIVAINKVDLDSANPQRVRERLLEHEVIVEEMGGETQDVEVSALKKIGLDDLIAKIQIQAELLDLKANPDREAEGTVIEAKLDKGRGPVATVLVNRGTLKVGDVFVVGAESGKVRALVNDKGQQVKEAGPSVPVEILGLSGVPMAGDPLQVVENEARAREVAEYRSGVALQKRTTNAPASLESMFSALKEKQAMEYPLVVKADTQGTVEAIVAAINKISTDDIKARVLHSGVGGITESDVSLAGAAGAPIIGFNVRPNAKAREIAERNKVAFKYYDVIYDLTDEIRAGMAGQLGPEAFETVVGRAEIKEVFSAGKHGKAAGLLVTEGSIRKALKARITRDDVIIYQGEIASLRRFKDDVPEVRAGLECGVTFTQNFTDIKAGDYLETFEVEMRERTL